One window of Bacillus sp. THAF10 genomic DNA carries:
- the priA gene encoding primosomal protein N' — MKYASIIVDVPVKQTDRAFDYEIPEQWREVIVPGMRVNVPFGPRQIQGFVVEVKETTSIEKTKPISALIDIEPILTNELMKLAEWLRDHTLCFTISAYQAMLPAALKAKYEKWIMVKNPAKLQPEIELFFQGKDKIKFEELSGTNHFQKIRALIDEDTLEVYYEVKDRLKKKTHKVVKIIASHEKLLEVKGQISTRAKAQIKLIHHLLETQQEILEKKWLMEELQIGSAAIDALKKYGIIEEVDEEIYRDPYQDRTFTPTSPLPLTPQQQEAISPILDSIEQKKHDGYVMFGVTGSGKTEVYMQAVHEVLQKGKEAIVLVPEIALTPQMVNRFKSRFGSDVAVLHSGLGMGEKYDEWRKIHRKEVRVVVGARSAIFAPFENIGIIIIDEEHETSYKQEDSPRYHARDIAMERGRFHHCPVVLGSATPTLETFARASKGVYKLLKMDKRMSEQGMPDVDIVDMREELREGNRSMFSRTLLEKLQERLERGEQSVLFLNKRGYSSFVMCRDCGYVVECPHCDISLTYHRSSNGMKCHYCGYEEPVKSTCPSCDSEHFRFFGTGTQKVEEELTKLLPEARVIRMDVDTTRKKGAHEKLLEQFGARKADILLGTQMIAKGLDFPYVTLVGVLTADTMLNIPDFRSSEKTFQLLTQVSGRAGRHTLKGEVVVQTYSPEHYSVELAGSHDYLQFYHKEMQVRKLHQYPPFYYLALVTVTHMELTKVVSVTESITRYLNGKLSNTAVILGPVASPISRIKDRYRYQCIIKYKKEPQLEEILKSILEKYQTTMDQEKLAIHIDLNPYMLM; from the coding sequence ATGAAATATGCCAGTATAATCGTTGATGTACCCGTAAAACAGACGGATCGTGCTTTTGATTATGAAATTCCTGAACAATGGAGAGAAGTAATTGTGCCTGGAATGAGAGTAAATGTTCCTTTTGGTCCCCGGCAAATTCAAGGGTTTGTGGTTGAGGTAAAAGAGACCACAAGCATCGAAAAAACCAAACCGATATCCGCCTTGATTGATATTGAGCCAATTCTGACAAACGAACTAATGAAGCTGGCTGAATGGCTTAGGGACCACACTTTGTGCTTTACGATTTCCGCTTATCAAGCTATGCTGCCAGCGGCTTTAAAGGCAAAATATGAAAAATGGATTATGGTTAAAAACCCCGCTAAACTGCAACCTGAAATAGAGCTTTTTTTTCAGGGGAAGGACAAAATAAAGTTTGAGGAACTAAGTGGGACCAACCATTTCCAGAAAATTAGAGCGTTAATAGATGAGGATACTCTTGAAGTTTATTACGAAGTGAAAGATCGCCTAAAAAAGAAAACACACAAGGTTGTTAAAATAATTGCTTCACATGAAAAGCTCTTAGAGGTAAAGGGGCAAATATCAACAAGGGCAAAGGCCCAGATTAAGTTAATTCATCATTTATTAGAGACTCAACAAGAAATACTAGAAAAGAAGTGGCTAATGGAGGAATTGCAAATAGGTTCTGCTGCCATTGATGCCTTGAAGAAGTATGGAATTATTGAAGAAGTTGACGAAGAGATCTATCGCGATCCTTATCAAGACAGAACGTTCACTCCCACCTCTCCACTTCCACTTACTCCCCAACAACAAGAAGCAATCAGTCCTATTCTCGATTCGATTGAACAAAAAAAGCATGATGGCTATGTGATGTTTGGAGTAACAGGAAGTGGGAAAACCGAGGTATACATGCAGGCTGTCCATGAAGTTTTGCAAAAAGGAAAAGAAGCGATTGTGTTGGTACCTGAAATTGCCCTTACTCCTCAAATGGTCAACAGATTTAAATCTCGTTTTGGCTCAGATGTGGCCGTTTTGCACAGTGGCCTTGGTATGGGGGAAAAGTATGATGAATGGCGCAAAATTCATCGTAAAGAAGTACGGGTAGTTGTGGGAGCACGCTCAGCAATATTTGCACCTTTTGAAAACATTGGAATCATAATCATTGATGAAGAACACGAAACCAGCTATAAACAAGAAGACTCCCCACGATATCATGCAAGAGATATTGCCATGGAGAGAGGGCGGTTCCATCATTGCCCGGTTGTGCTTGGAAGTGCCACTCCAACCTTAGAGACTTTTGCACGTGCGTCAAAGGGCGTGTATAAGCTTTTGAAAATGGACAAGCGAATGAGCGAACAGGGTATGCCTGATGTGGATATCGTGGATATGCGAGAAGAGCTTCGCGAAGGAAATCGATCGATGTTTTCGAGAACACTTCTAGAAAAGCTTCAAGAGCGCTTAGAGCGAGGAGAACAATCGGTTTTATTTTTGAACAAAAGAGGTTATTCTTCCTTTGTTATGTGTCGAGACTGTGGATATGTGGTAGAATGTCCGCATTGTGATATTTCTTTAACCTATCACAGAAGTTCCAATGGGATGAAATGTCATTATTGCGGGTATGAAGAGCCTGTCAAATCCACTTGCCCTAGCTGTGATAGTGAGCATTTTCGTTTTTTTGGTACGGGAACACAAAAGGTAGAAGAAGAGCTGACAAAGCTATTGCCAGAGGCTAGAGTGATACGGATGGATGTTGATACAACCAGGAAAAAAGGTGCCCATGAAAAGCTCTTAGAGCAGTTTGGAGCACGTAAAGCTGATATCCTGTTGGGGACGCAAATGATAGCAAAGGGTCTGGATTTTCCTTATGTTACACTTGTTGGTGTACTAACAGCTGATACGATGCTAAATATTCCGGACTTTCGTTCGTCTGAGAAAACCTTTCAATTATTAACCCAGGTCTCAGGAAGAGCCGGACGTCACACTCTAAAAGGAGAGGTTGTGGTTCAAACCTATTCACCTGAGCATTATAGTGTCGAGTTGGCAGGTTCCCATGATTATCTTCAGTTTTATCATAAAGAAATGCAGGTGCGAAAGCTTCATCAGTATCCACCCTTTTACTACCTTGCACTCGTAACGGTCACTCATATGGAGCTGACAAAGGTGGTATCCGTAACAGAGAGCATTACAAGGTATCTAAATGGAAAGCTTTCAAACACTGCGGTTATTTTAGGTCCTGTTGCCTCGCCGATTTCGAGAATAAAGGACCGTTATCGCTATCAATGTATTATTAAATATAAAAAAGAACCACAGCTTGAGGAGATTCTAAAGAGTATTCTTGAAAAGTATCAAACAACGATGGATCAAGAAAAATTAGCCATTCATATTGATTTAAACCCTTATATGCTGATGTAG
- the def gene encoding peptide deformylase has product MTILDIVKYPSPVLEENCEVVTVFDKRLHRLLSNMYNTMLEADGVGLAAPQIGIAKRIAIVDIDDKHGKIEMINPEILDAQGEQVGPEGCLSFPGLYGEVKRANTVKIKAQNRKGKWYELEASGFLARAIQHEIDHLNGVLFTSKVTRYFEENELEAEG; this is encoded by the coding sequence TTGACAATACTAGATATCGTGAAATATCCGTCTCCAGTTTTAGAGGAAAATTGCGAAGTGGTGACGGTTTTTGATAAAAGATTACATCGCTTACTCTCCAATATGTATAACACGATGCTTGAAGCGGACGGAGTCGGTTTAGCAGCGCCACAAATCGGGATTGCCAAAAGAATTGCCATAGTGGATATTGATGATAAACACGGCAAAATTGAAATGATTAATCCTGAAATTCTCGATGCACAAGGAGAGCAGGTCGGCCCTGAGGGTTGCTTAAGTTTTCCTGGACTTTATGGAGAGGTCAAACGAGCAAATACGGTGAAAATAAAGGCTCAAAACAGAAAAGGTAAGTGGTATGAGTTAGAAGCAAGTGGATTTCTTGCAAGAGCGATTCAACATGAAATCGACCATTTGAATGGCGTTCTATTTACCAGCAAAGTGACAAGATACTTCGAAGAAAACGAGCTAGAAGCAGAAGGGTGA
- the fmt gene encoding methionyl-tRNA formyltransferase — protein MKKIVFMGTPDFAVPVLQQIIKDGYEVIAVVTQPDRPKGRKKVLTPPPVKVEAEKHHIPVLQPEKIKEPSEYEKVVGLNPDLIVTAAFGQILPKPLLDAPEFGCINVHASLLPKYRGGAPIHYSIIKGEEKTGVTVMYMVEKLDAGDMLSRVEVPIEEDDHVGSIHDKLSIAGAKLLSETLPLVFEKKVTAVEQNHQEATFASNIKREQEKINWEQDGESVYNHIRGMHPWPVAYTTLEGQVMKIWWGEKVVSSPEGEVGTIIRKDEDGMVIKTGNDTAIKITDLQLAGKKRMSGSQFLNGAGANLTVGTKLGE, from the coding sequence ATGAAAAAAATTGTGTTTATGGGAACTCCAGATTTCGCTGTTCCTGTTTTACAACAAATAATAAAAGATGGCTATGAGGTTATTGCAGTGGTAACACAGCCTGATCGCCCAAAAGGCAGAAAAAAAGTGCTAACTCCACCGCCTGTAAAAGTAGAAGCAGAGAAACATCACATTCCTGTTTTACAGCCAGAGAAGATAAAGGAGCCCTCAGAATATGAAAAAGTAGTCGGGCTAAACCCTGATTTGATTGTGACAGCTGCTTTTGGTCAAATTTTACCAAAGCCATTGCTTGACGCTCCTGAATTTGGCTGCATTAACGTCCATGCCTCGTTGCTTCCAAAATATAGAGGAGGTGCGCCTATCCACTACTCCATTATAAAAGGAGAGGAAAAGACAGGTGTCACCGTCATGTATATGGTCGAAAAGTTAGATGCGGGGGATATGCTCTCGAGAGTGGAAGTGCCAATTGAAGAAGATGATCATGTTGGAAGCATACATGACAAGCTAAGCATTGCTGGTGCCAAACTTCTCTCTGAAACCCTTCCGTTAGTTTTTGAGAAAAAGGTAACAGCAGTGGAGCAAAACCATCAAGAGGCTACCTTTGCGTCCAATATTAAAAGAGAGCAAGAAAAAATCAACTGGGAACAAGATGGTGAATCGGTCTATAATCATATTCGCGGCATGCATCCTTGGCCTGTAGCATATACCACGTTAGAGGGTCAAGTGATGAAAATCTGGTGGGGGGAAAAGGTTGTAAGCTCCCCAGAAGGTGAAGTGGGGACAATCATACGTAAAGACGAGGATGGTATGGTTATAAAAACTGGTAACGATACGGCAATAAAAATAACAGATTTACAGCTTGCTGGTAAAAAAAGAATGTCAGGCTCACAGTTCTTAAACGGTGCCGGAGCCAATTTAACAGTAGGCACGAAGCTAGGAGAATAA
- the rsmB gene encoding 16S rRNA (cytosine(967)-C(5))-methyltransferase RsmB — MKKVREVALEALLSIEKNQAYSNLLLNNYLESGKLNKKDAGLFTELVYGTIQRSITLDYILAPYIQKQKKLQDWVKVLLRMTVYQMVYLDKIPERAAIFEAVEIAKTRGHKGVAAVVNGVLRSFQRNGAPDFSVITDDAERLSVTTSHPKWLVEKWIAQYGVEETENMGKMNLVAPFQTARVNTTKANVEEVLDMLLEEGFSVQAGEIAEESIVSLKGNMVFSDTYKKGYISIQDESSMLVGKALGVENSDNIYDCCAAPGGKSTHIAELLQGSGSVVSTDLHDHKVKLIKDQAKRLGLSNLTAQSLDSRNATKVFTKESFDKVLVDAPCSGFGVIRRKPDLKYSKTYKDIEQLASIQLAILNEVAPLVKKGGTLVYSTCTIDKEENADVVQQFLEKNSDFEIDVTLKDLLPKKVSPLVKDGMLQLLPHHFGTDGFFIARLRKQV; from the coding sequence ATGAAAAAAGTCAGAGAGGTTGCTCTTGAAGCTCTTTTAAGTATTGAAAAGAATCAGGCATACAGCAACCTGCTATTAAATAATTATCTTGAATCTGGTAAGTTAAACAAAAAGGATGCAGGGCTTTTTACCGAGCTTGTATATGGGACCATCCAGCGTAGCATCACCCTTGATTATATTTTAGCTCCATATATTCAAAAACAGAAAAAACTTCAAGACTGGGTAAAAGTACTGCTACGAATGACCGTCTATCAAATGGTTTATTTAGATAAAATTCCAGAACGAGCTGCCATATTTGAAGCAGTAGAAATTGCCAAAACAAGAGGTCATAAAGGGGTTGCAGCAGTAGTAAATGGCGTATTACGATCCTTCCAAAGAAATGGCGCACCTGATTTTTCTGTTATAACTGACGATGCTGAAAGGCTATCTGTTACAACCAGTCACCCAAAGTGGCTCGTAGAAAAATGGATAGCACAGTATGGAGTAGAAGAAACAGAAAATATGGGTAAGATGAACCTAGTTGCTCCATTTCAAACTGCCCGAGTGAACACAACGAAGGCCAATGTGGAAGAAGTTCTGGATATGCTTTTGGAAGAAGGGTTTTCTGTACAAGCTGGTGAAATAGCAGAAGAGAGCATAGTTTCCCTTAAAGGAAATATGGTGTTTTCCGACACGTACAAAAAAGGATACATTTCCATTCAGGATGAAAGCTCTATGCTTGTCGGGAAAGCGTTGGGAGTGGAAAACAGCGACAATATTTATGATTGCTGTGCTGCTCCTGGTGGGAAATCCACCCACATTGCAGAATTACTCCAAGGCAGTGGCAGTGTCGTCTCTACTGATTTACATGATCACAAAGTAAAACTTATTAAGGATCAGGCAAAAAGGCTCGGGCTTTCCAATTTAACAGCTCAGTCTCTTGATAGCAGAAACGCAACGAAAGTATTTACAAAGGAATCGTTTGATAAGGTGCTGGTGGATGCTCCATGCTCTGGTTTTGGTGTTATACGTAGAAAACCAGATCTGAAGTATTCAAAAACGTATAAGGACATTGAACAATTAGCTTCGATACAATTGGCTATACTAAATGAAGTGGCACCTCTTGTAAAAAAAGGTGGAACTTTAGTCTATAGTACATGTACAATTGATAAAGAAGAAAATGCAGATGTCGTTCAACAGTTTCTTGAAAAGAATAGTGATTTTGAAATAGATGTAACTTTGAAGGATCTATTGCCGAAAAAGGTGAGCCCTCTTGTGAAGGATGGGATGCTACAGCTCTTGCCTCATCATTTCGGTACTGATGGATTCTTTATAGCTAGACTAAGAAAGCAGGTGTAA
- the rlmN gene encoding 23S rRNA (adenine(2503)-C(2))-methyltransferase RlmN, translating into MEQTQKENKLEATHKPSIYSLQLHEMEDWLESIGEKKFRTTQIFEWLYQKRVASFDEMSNLSKNLREKLEETYTLTTLKTIVQQTSSDGTMKFLFELHDGYSIETVLMRHEYGNSVCVTTQVGCRIGCTFCASTLGGLKRNLEAGEIVAQVVKVQQAIDELDERVSHVVIMGIGEPFDNYDEMLDFLKIINHDKALNIGARHITVSTSGIIPKIYKFADENLQINFAVSLHAPNTELRSRLMPINRAYKLPELMDSIRYYIKKTGRRVSFEYGLFGGVNDQVEHAEELARLVKGVKCHINLIPVNYVPERDYVRTPKEQIKLFEKTLKSKGVNVTVRREQGHDIDAACGQLRAKERKEETR; encoded by the coding sequence ATGGAACAAACACAAAAAGAAAACAAACTAGAAGCAACTCATAAACCATCCATCTACTCGTTACAATTGCACGAAATGGAAGACTGGTTAGAAAGTATTGGAGAAAAGAAATTTAGAACCACGCAAATTTTTGAATGGTTGTATCAAAAACGAGTAGCGTCCTTTGATGAAATGAGCAACTTGTCGAAAAACCTTCGAGAAAAGCTGGAGGAAACTTATACTCTGACGACGCTAAAAACCATTGTGCAACAAACCTCCTCCGATGGAACCATGAAGTTTTTATTTGAGCTTCATGATGGATATTCCATTGAAACGGTACTGATGAGGCATGAATATGGTAATTCGGTGTGTGTGACAACCCAGGTGGGCTGCAGAATAGGATGTACCTTCTGTGCCTCTACACTAGGTGGATTAAAGCGAAACCTAGAAGCCGGTGAGATTGTTGCGCAAGTTGTTAAAGTCCAACAAGCAATTGATGAACTTGATGAGCGAGTCAGTCATGTGGTTATCATGGGAATTGGGGAACCTTTTGATAACTATGATGAGATGTTAGATTTCTTAAAAATTATTAATCATGATAAAGCACTTAATATTGGTGCGCGTCATATTACCGTTTCAACTAGCGGTATCATTCCAAAAATTTATAAATTTGCCGATGAGAATCTTCAAATTAATTTTGCAGTTTCTCTTCATGCTCCAAACACAGAGTTAAGATCTAGATTAATGCCGATTAACCGAGCATATAAGCTACCTGAGCTAATGGATTCTATTCGTTACTATATTAAGAAAACAGGACGAAGAGTTAGCTTTGAATATGGATTGTTTGGAGGAGTGAATGATCAGGTCGAACATGCTGAAGAGCTTGCAAGACTTGTGAAGGGGGTTAAATGTCACATTAACTTAATTCCCGTTAACTATGTTCCTGAGCGTGATTATGTCAGAACACCAAAAGAACAAATTAAACTTTTTGAAAAAACCTTAAAGAGTAAAGGTGTTAATGTAACTGTACGTCGTGAACAAGGTCACGACATTGATGCTGCATGTGGCCAGCTGCGTGCAAAGGAGCGGAAAGAAGAGACGAGGTGA
- a CDS encoding Stp1/IreP family PP2C-type Ser/Thr phosphatase, with protein sequence MVFLTDRGRVRSHNEDNGGIFVNKDGTLLAIVCDGMGGHQAGEVASEKAVQHLKAMWEETENISSPEPAETWLKTFVMQTNQLLFDHANSHEECNGMGTTIVALVLGDSFVTYAHVGDSRIYLITKEISKQITEDHTFVNELVKSGQISKEDAEHHPRKNVILQALGTEKTVKIDVKTITYDDPGYVLLCSDGLSDKVSQREIAEVLLNDDQDVSEKAHDLIKRANHYGGEDNITVAILELSVSEVGSG encoded by the coding sequence ATGGTCTTTTTAACAGATAGAGGGAGAGTTCGTTCACATAATGAAGACAATGGGGGAATCTTTGTTAATAAAGACGGTACATTACTTGCAATTGTGTGTGATGGCATGGGTGGTCATCAGGCTGGGGAGGTTGCAAGTGAAAAAGCTGTCCAACATTTGAAGGCAATGTGGGAAGAGACGGAAAACATCTCTTCCCCTGAGCCTGCTGAAACTTGGCTGAAGACGTTTGTTATGCAAACAAATCAGCTCTTATTTGACCATGCAAACAGTCATGAGGAATGCAATGGCATGGGGACAACGATTGTGGCGTTGGTTCTAGGAGATTCCTTTGTCACCTATGCGCATGTAGGAGATAGCCGAATCTATCTCATTACAAAAGAAATTAGCAAGCAGATTACAGAGGACCATACCTTTGTAAATGAGTTAGTGAAAAGTGGACAAATTTCAAAAGAAGATGCCGAGCATCATCCAAGAAAAAATGTCATACTACAGGCTTTGGGGACAGAAAAAACAGTGAAGATAGATGTTAAAACGATTACATATGACGATCCAGGTTATGTATTGCTTTGTTCTGATGGATTAAGTGACAAAGTAAGCCAACGAGAGATTGCCGAGGTCTTATTAAATGATGACCAAGATGTTTCTGAAAAAGCGCATGATCTAATAAAACGCGCCAACCATTACGGTGGGGAAGATAATATCACGGTAGCCATATTGGAATTATCTGTCTCCGAAGTAGGGAGTGGGTGA
- the pknB gene encoding Stk1 family PASTA domain-containing Ser/Thr kinase, giving the protein MLIGKRLNDRYKVQEVIGGGGMANVYLAHDMILDRDVAVKVLRLDFANDEEFIRRFRREAQSATSLDHPNIVSIYDIGEEDDIYYIVMEHVSGKTLKQYIQQYAPVDHYNAVEIMNQLTSAISHAHDNGIIHRDIKPQNILIDDYGTIKVTDFGIAMALSSTTITQTNSLLGSVHYLSPEQARGSLATKKSDVYALGIVMFELLTGRLPFSGESAVSIALKHLQSETPSPKRWNPSIPQSMENIILKAMAKDPLHRYASVEEMQTDVMTALDPNRMHEPKFHVPDEDEEATKAIPIIKGGFHSFPNEDETKIRTVEDNSSKEEKKASPPKKKKKKKWIMTLLILLVLLVGGGVAAVTWLPSLLLPKDVTIPDVSGKDHEDAIKELTDMGLVIDETKKEISDDFEEEKVIRTVPPAGDEVKEGKAITIFLSLGKEKVEMEDYTNEPANVAINSITNKGFKDYEPEEEYSEDVPEGSVIRQEPEAGESVIPDETVVTLYISKGSSPIQLDNYEGSSLNFAERHLATLGLIPKVTEEYHESVSEGNIIKQEPAPDSQVIKGDEIKLTVSKGPQPEEKTVDIPLEVTYDPEEEGAEQTVEVFVEDLNSENMDEPIERYIITDDLVSSFTLTVAYKQKAKYEIRVDGEVVKKETVNYDDIE; this is encoded by the coding sequence GTGTTAATAGGCAAAAGATTAAATGATCGCTACAAAGTACAAGAAGTCATCGGTGGCGGGGGAATGGCGAATGTTTACCTTGCCCATGACATGATTTTGGACCGTGATGTTGCTGTAAAAGTGTTACGATTAGATTTTGCAAACGATGAGGAATTTATTCGCAGATTCAGAAGAGAAGCTCAATCTGCAACAAGCCTTGATCATCCAAATATTGTTAGCATTTATGATATTGGGGAAGAGGATGATATATATTATATTGTCATGGAGCATGTTTCCGGCAAAACGCTGAAACAGTATATACAGCAATATGCTCCAGTAGATCATTATAATGCGGTAGAAATCATGAATCAGCTGACTTCTGCTATTTCTCACGCGCATGATAATGGAATTATTCATAGAGATATTAAACCTCAGAATATATTGATTGATGATTATGGGACCATTAAAGTAACAGATTTTGGAATAGCAATGGCTCTTAGTTCAACAACCATTACTCAAACTAACTCATTATTGGGATCTGTTCATTATTTATCTCCAGAACAGGCACGTGGAAGTTTAGCAACGAAAAAATCCGATGTGTACGCACTCGGAATTGTCATGTTTGAATTATTAACGGGAAGGCTACCTTTTTCAGGTGAGTCTGCTGTTTCTATTGCACTAAAGCATTTGCAATCAGAAACACCTTCTCCAAAAAGGTGGAATCCAAGTATTCCACAAAGCATGGAGAACATTATCTTAAAGGCGATGGCGAAAGATCCACTTCATCGTTATGCTTCTGTTGAAGAAATGCAAACGGATGTCATGACCGCCCTTGATCCAAATCGTATGCATGAACCTAAATTTCATGTGCCTGACGAAGATGAAGAAGCTACAAAGGCAATTCCTATCATAAAAGGTGGTTTTCATTCCTTTCCTAATGAAGACGAAACTAAAATTAGGACGGTAGAGGATAATTCATCTAAAGAAGAAAAAAAAGCATCTCCTCCGAAAAAGAAGAAAAAGAAAAAATGGATCATGACATTGTTGATTTTATTGGTTCTGTTAGTTGGGGGAGGGGTTGCTGCGGTAACATGGTTGCCATCCCTGCTTCTTCCTAAAGATGTTACAATTCCAGATGTATCTGGAAAAGATCATGAAGATGCCATAAAAGAACTTACAGATATGGGCTTAGTTATTGATGAGACGAAAAAAGAGATCAGTGATGATTTTGAAGAAGAAAAAGTAATTCGCACCGTTCCACCAGCTGGAGATGAAGTGAAAGAGGGTAAAGCAATAACCATTTTCTTGAGTCTTGGAAAAGAAAAGGTGGAAATGGAAGATTACACAAATGAACCAGCAAATGTCGCAATTAATAGTATAACCAATAAAGGTTTTAAGGATTACGAGCCTGAAGAGGAATATTCTGAGGACGTCCCAGAAGGCTCTGTTATTCGTCAAGAGCCAGAAGCTGGCGAATCCGTCATCCCTGATGAGACGGTTGTCACTCTTTATATTTCCAAAGGGTCAAGTCCCATTCAATTAGATAATTATGAAGGATCTTCCTTAAACTTTGCTGAGCGTCATTTAGCTACATTAGGGCTTATACCGAAAGTGACAGAAGAATATCATGAATCTGTTTCAGAAGGAAATATTATAAAGCAAGAACCAGCCCCAGATTCTCAAGTGATTAAAGGCGATGAAATAAAACTTACGGTCTCTAAAGGACCACAGCCAGAAGAAAAAACAGTGGATATTCCACTTGAAGTAACATATGATCCGGAAGAAGAAGGTGCAGAACAAACAGTAGAAGTGTTTGTGGAGGATTTAAATAGCGAAAATATGGACGAGCCCATCGAAAGATATATCATTACAGATGATTTAGTTTCCAGTTTCACCTTAACAGTTGCATACAAACAAAAGGCTAAATACGAGATACGTGTTGATGGGGAAGTTGTCAAAAAAGAAACAGTAAACTATGACGATATTGAGTAA
- the rsgA gene encoding ribosome small subunit-dependent GTPase A, whose product MPEGKIVKALSGFYYVLTADGAVTQCRGRGVFRKNKITPLVGDIVVFQAENDQEGYIMDVHPRTNELIRPPIANIDQAILVFSAMEPEFSTSLLDRFLVLIESKGVTPLICISKMDLLSKEEELMQYADYYREVGYEVLLTSTKEPEQLKEILPYLKDKTSVIAGQSGVGKSSLLNVLRPELDLKTNIISSHLGRGKHTTRHVELIEINHGFVADTPGFSSLEFTELHADEVKDCFPEFVEKSDSCKFRGCTHIKEPKCAVKASVDNGEIATFRYEHYLSFVDEIRNRKPRY is encoded by the coding sequence ATGCCAGAAGGCAAGATTGTCAAAGCATTGAGTGGTTTTTATTATGTTTTGACAGCCGACGGTGCCGTTACCCAATGTAGGGGAAGAGGGGTTTTCAGAAAAAATAAAATTACCCCTCTTGTTGGGGACATCGTTGTCTTTCAAGCGGAAAATGACCAAGAGGGCTATATCATGGATGTGCACCCACGCACCAATGAACTCATCAGGCCACCGATTGCAAACATTGATCAGGCTATCCTTGTATTTTCTGCTATGGAACCTGAATTTAGCACAAGTTTGCTAGACAGGTTCTTAGTTCTAATTGAATCTAAAGGGGTAACTCCATTAATTTGCATCTCTAAAATGGACCTTTTATCTAAAGAAGAAGAGTTGATGCAGTATGCAGATTACTACCGTGAAGTTGGATATGAAGTGTTGCTGACGTCAACTAAAGAGCCAGAACAACTAAAAGAGATTCTTCCATATCTGAAAGATAAAACTTCTGTCATTGCAGGACAATCTGGGGTTGGGAAATCCTCGCTTTTGAATGTCCTTCGACCGGAGCTAGATCTAAAAACAAACATCATTTCCTCTCATTTAGGTCGTGGAAAGCATACCACAAGACATGTGGAGCTAATAGAAATTAATCATGGCTTTGTTGCAGACACCCCTGGGTTTAGCTCACTAGAATTTACAGAGCTTCATGCAGATGAAGTAAAGGATTGCTTTCCTGAGTTTGTGGAAAAAAGCGATAGCTGCAAATTTAGGGGCTGTACGCATATAAAAGAACCTAAGTGTGCGGTAAAAGCTTCCGTTGATAATGGAGAAATTGCCACTTTTCGATATGAGCATTACCTTTCCTTTGTAGATGAAATAAGAAATAGAAAGCCGAGGTACTAA
- the rpe gene encoding ribulose-phosphate 3-epimerase, which produces MIKIAPSILSADFANLKKDILEVEAGGADYIHIDVMDGHFVPNITIGPLIVEAVRPVTDLPLDVHLMIENPDKYIEAFAKAGADIISVHVEACPHLHRTIQHIKSFGKKAGVVINPATPVESILPILEDVDLVLLMTVNPGFGGQAFISSVLPKIKQVAQHVKERNLQVEIEVDGGVNAETAKLCVDAGANVLVAGSAIYNQEDRKRAIQTIRNNQ; this is translated from the coding sequence ATGATAAAAATCGCACCTTCTATTTTAAGCGCTGATTTTGCCAATCTAAAAAAAGACATCCTAGAAGTTGAAGCTGGAGGAGCAGATTATATTCATATTGATGTGATGGATGGTCATTTTGTTCCTAATATTACGATAGGACCTTTAATCGTAGAGGCAGTGAGACCTGTGACAGACTTGCCGCTTGATGTGCACTTGATGATTGAAAATCCTGATAAGTATATTGAGGCGTTTGCTAAAGCTGGAGCGGATATTATTTCCGTTCATGTGGAAGCCTGTCCTCATCTCCACCGAACCATCCAGCACATTAAATCTTTTGGTAAAAAAGCAGGGGTCGTCATCAATCCTGCAACCCCGGTAGAAAGTATTTTGCCAATACTTGAAGATGTAGATCTCGTTCTGTTGATGACAGTAAACCCAGGATTTGGGGGCCAAGCCTTTATTTCAAGTGTTCTTCCGAAAATAAAGCAGGTTGCTCAACATGTTAAGGAAAGAAATTTACAAGTAGAAATAGAGGTAGATGGAGGAGTTAATGCCGAAACTGCCAAGCTTTGTGTAGATGCAGGAGCGAACGTGCTTGTTGCAGGCTCTGCCATTTATAATCAAGAAGACCGAAAAAGAGCCATTCAAACGATTCGAAACAACCAGTAA